CCACCGTCGGCAGCCCCGTAATCGATCAGGACATGGCTGTCAGTAACAGCCAGTTGATTCACACAAGTCAGGGCCCAGTCGGAGGCGGCTTCGATGCAGAGGAGAGCGCCTTCGGTCTGCGCGCTGTAACCCGTGGTCATGGCGATGGCCATGGACCTCGTCAGCGTCAAGTTCCACCGTACAGACTGAGTCTTGTTCAGGCTTGCGATTCGCCTGGTCGGGTGGGATCAGTTCGCCTTCAGCAGTTGGCGCAGTTGCGGTTCCAGCAATGTGAAGGCTCGCCCCCGATGGCCGTGACTTTTCTTCTCCTTCAGTGACATTTCAGCGAAGGTACGGCCGGTGCCGTTCACTTCGAAAATCGGGTCGTAGCCAAATCCCTTGTCGCCACGCGCTGTTTCGGTGATGCGTCCTTCACAGCGGCCTTCCACCTCAAGCAGAACCGTGCCATCGGGAGCCGCCACGCACAGCGCTGCGCAGAAGCGGGCCGTGCGGTCCTGCTGGTCTCCCAGAGCCTTCAGCAAGCGCGCAATCCGTTCCGGGTCGCTTGGGGCGTAGCGGGCCGAATGCACCCCAGGTGCCCCATCGAGGGCATCGACACTGAGGCCCGAGTCATCCGCCAGTGCCCATTCACCTGTTGCAGCAGCAACGGCCAGCGCCTTGATCCGGGCGTTGGCGGCAAAGGTGCTGCCGGTTTCCTCCACCTCCAGACCCTGAGGTTGCGGTCGTACCAGCAGGGGCAGATCGCTGAGCAGTCCTTCGAATTCCCGGATCTTGCCCTGGTTTCCGCTGGCGATGACCAGTGTGCGCGTGCTCATGCTCAGGCCGCCTCCGCAAAGCTGCGGGCCCAGGCCAGCACTGCTGCCACCCGGTCAGCATCGGGTGCTTCGCAGTAGAGCCGCAGCAGCGGCTCGGTGCCCGAGAAGCGCAGCATCAACCAGTAACTGGCTCCCAGCCTCAGTTTCACGCCGTCGGTGGTGATCACCTCCTGCACCGGCATGCCTGCGATCTCCTGAGGGGGTGTGGTTGCCAGCAGCGATTCGAGGCGGCGGCGGGACTCCATGTCGGCCAATCGCAGATCGAGACGGTCGTAATGGCTTGCGCCGCCGCAGCGTTGGCGCAGCGCTTCCATCCGTGCGCCCAGGGGTTGACCGCCCTGCACCAAGGCTTCCAGCACCAGCATTGCTGCAAACAGGGCATCCCGTTCCGGCAGGTGCATGCCAAAGCCAACGCCGCCGGACTCCTCTCCGCCGATCAGCACCTCTCCGGCCAGCATTTCCGAGGCGATGTATTTGAAACCGACGGGCAGCTCCAGCACCTCACGGCCCAGGTCCTCCGCCACCAGGCGCATCAGATCGGAACCACTGACGGTTTTCACCACAGATCCCGGCAGGTTGCGGGTGCCTGCCAGGTGATCGATCAGCAGGGGCATCAGCTGCTGGGTGCTGCAGAAGTTGCCTTGCTCGTCCACAGCGGCGATGCGGTCGCCATCGCCGTCGAACACCAGGCCCACGGCGGGCTGGCCCCGTTGGCTGCAGGCCTGCACGGCTGCGATCAGTTCCTTCAGGTGAGGTGCAAGTGGCTCCGGAGGGCAGCCCCCGAACAAGGGATCACGGTTGCTGCGGATCTCCGACACGAGACCGTCGACGTCGGTGCCCAGCAGGTCCTGCACACATCCGGCTGCGGAGCCGTGCATCGGGTCCACAATCACCCTCAGCCCCATCGATTTCAGCCCTGCGCGGATCCCCTCCAAATCAAGTTTGCGACGCAGGCCTTCGAGGTGCTCGCTGCGGCCATCGAAGCGTTCCAGTTCGCCGGCGACTGGGACG
This region of Synechococcus sp. NOUM97013 genomic DNA includes:
- the rdgB gene encoding RdgB/HAM1 family non-canonical purine NTP pyrophosphatase, producing the protein MSTRTLVIASGNQGKIREFEGLLSDLPLLVRPQPQGLEVEETGSTFAANARIKALAVAAATGEWALADDSGLSVDALDGAPGVHSARYAPSDPERIARLLKALGDQQDRTARFCAALCVAAPDGTVLLEVEGRCEGRITETARGDKGFGYDPIFEVNGTGRTFAEMSLKEKKSHGHRGRAFTLLEPQLRQLLKAN
- a CDS encoding phosphoglucomutase/phosphomannomutase family protein, with the translated sequence MASPPLPLAAAPIRFGTDGWRGILGVDITVERLLPVAAASAQELAYQAPAGLKSRTVVIGYDRRFLAPELAEAIASAVRGVGLTPLLTSSAVPTPACSWTVVERQALGALVITASHNPPEWLGLKIKGPFGGSVEGDFTAAVEERLAAGAVSVPVAGELERFDGRSEHLEGLRRKLDLEGIRAGLKSMGLRVIVDPMHGSAAGCVQDLLGTDVDGLVSEIRSNRDPLFGGCPPEPLAPHLKELIAAVQACSQRGQPAVGLVFDGDGDRIAAVDEQGNFCSTQQLMPLLIDHLAGTRNLPGSVVKTVSGSDLMRLVAEDLGREVLELPVGFKYIASEMLAGEVLIGGEESGGVGFGMHLPERDALFAAMLVLEALVQGGQPLGARMEALRQRCGGASHYDRLDLRLADMESRRRLESLLATTPPQEIAGMPVQEVITTDGVKLRLGASYWLMLRFSGTEPLLRLYCEAPDADRVAAVLAWARSFAEAA